One region of Triticum aestivum cultivar Chinese Spring chromosome 6B, IWGSC CS RefSeq v2.1, whole genome shotgun sequence genomic DNA includes:
- the LOC123137948 gene encoding calpain-type cysteine protease ADL1: MEEEEHRGVVLVCSVCGFLFAVLGPLSFWILWAVNWRPWRLYSWIYARKWPAYAQGSQLSTLCSFLTLFAWLVVISPIAVVLVWGSILIALMERNITGLAVIMVGVALLLSFYSIMLWWRTQWQSSKAVAYLLLLAVGLLCAYEFCAVYVTAGASATEINSPSGFFFGLSAISLAINMLFICKILFNGSGFDVDEYVRRSYKFAYSDCVEVAPVSCSPDPPDPSELYMTKSSRVLHLGLLYLCSLVVLVVYSILYGVTSKEARWLGALTSVAVVILDWNLGLCSFRFELLKSRTLALFVAGTSRVFLICFGVHYWYLGHCISYAFVASVLLAAAVSGWLSISNPSVARIDALRSTVIKLREGFRRKGQNSSSNSSEGCGSSVKRSSGSVEACQHGNTTDSIYRSNSQSDGVHWNSVPFDRSNSCQEGRSSDKNIDSGRASLAHRSNSCLSAVQDSETAIISADRHGDTTASLVVCSSSGLESQGCGSSGSATASGNQQLLDSNLAAIFQDRLNDPKITSMLKRNGGLGDVELANLLHDKGLDPNFSYMLKDKVMDPRILALLQRSSLDADREHQDDADATATEELDTTIANQISLSEELRRNGLENWLNISRLIFHQVAGTPIRSFVVFTLIFIVETVTVAVHRPEPIKVINAIHEQFEFGFSILLLSPVVCSIMAFTWSLRAEEMTMTSKPQKYGFIAWLLSTCVGLLLSFLSKSSVILGLSLTVPLMVACLSFAIPIWMRNGYRFWIPGGELDNRENIRQSPGKKEGTLFAISIVVFIASVIGLGAIVSAKPLDALGYRGWDADKKSFYSPYATSMYLGWALSSTIAVLVTGVIPIVAWFATYRFSPSSAICVGLFATVLVSFCGASYWGVVNSREDGIPLKADFLAALLPLLCIPAMFALFTGLYKWKDDDWKISRGVYLFVGMGMLLLLGAISAIIVTIRPWTVGVACLLVILFLVFAIGVIHYWKSNNFYLTRTQMLLVCSLAFLLVLAAFLMGLFQGKPFLGASIGYFLFLFLLTGRALTVLLSPPIVVYSPRVLPVYVYDAHADSAKNVSYAFLILYGIALATEVWGVIASQIMNPPFVGAAICASTLVIAFSFAVSRPCLTLKMMEDAIHFLSKDTVIQAMSRSANKTRNAISGTYSAPQRSASSAALLVGDPAVTLDRAGNFVLPRADVMKLRDRLRNEEVTTGSFFCGVKNCFMVCPGSPADVDYRRNMCAHARILALEEAIDTEWVYMWDKFGGYLLLLLGLTAKAEQIQDEVRLRLFLDSIGLSDLSAKEIKKWMPEDRRQFELIQESYIREKEMEEEVLMQRREEEGKGRERRKALLEKEERKWKELEISLLSNIPNAGSRDAAAMAAAVRAVGGDSALEDSFARDRVSSIALHIRKAQLARRAEQTSIPGAVCVLDDEPRSTGRHCGEIDLCLCQSQRVSFSIAVMVQPVSGPVCLFGTEFEKKVCWEILVAGSEQGMEAGQVGLRLVTKGERMTTVAKEWNIGASSIADGRWHIVTVTIDADLGEATSFIDGVYDGYQNGLPLPRNNGVWEPGADIWVGARPPTDLDAFGRSDSEGTDSKMQIMDAFLWGRCLTEDEIAALYTTMSPAEYGFFDLAAEDAWHGSYSARVDDWESEEANYELYDQEDVEWDGQYSSGRKRPVRDAVAIDIDSFARRPRKPRFETREEVNQRMLSVERAVREALSAKGERAFTDQEFPPDDRSLYVDPGNPPLKLQVVSEWTRPSDIAKEISINSQPCLFSGSVNSSDVCQGRLGDCWFLSAVAVLTEMSRISEVIITPAYNEEGIYTIRFCIQGEWVAVVVDDWIPCESPGKPAFATSRKQNELWVSILEKAYAKLHGSYEALEGGLVQDALVDLTGGAGEEIDMRSPQAQIDLASGRLWSQLLHFNQEGFLLGAGSPSGSDAHISSSGIVQGHAYSILQIREVDGHKLVQIRNPWANEVEWNGPWSDSSQEWTERIKHKLKHVPQSKNGVFWMSWQDFQIHFRSIYVCRVYPPEMRYSVHGQWRGYSAGGCQDYDSWHQNPQYRLRVTGRDALYPVHVFITLTQGVGFSRKTNGFRNYQSSHDSSMFYIGMRILKTRGCRAAYNIYMHESVGGTDYVNSREISCELVLEPYPKGYTIVPTTIHPGEEAPFVLSVFTKAPIKLEAV; the protein is encoded by the exons GATCTCAGCTAAGCACACTCTGCAGctttttgaccctttttgcatggcTTGTCGTCATTTCCCCTATAGCAGTTGTGCTAGTGTGGGGAAGCATCCTTATTGCTCTTATGGAAAGGAACATAACTGGTTTAGCTGTTATAATGGTTGGCGTTGCTTTGCTTCTATCATTCTACTCTATAATGCTCTGGTGGAGAACACAATGGCAAAGCTCAA AGGCTGTTGCTTATCTTCTCCTCTTGGCAGTAGGTCTGCTGTGTGCCTATGAATTTTGTGCTGTTTATGTCACAGCCGGTGCTAGTGCTACTGAGATCAATTCTCCATCTGGATTCTTCTTTGGATTATCTGCAATATCATTGGCCATCAATATGCTCTTTATATGTAAAATACTGTTTAATG GAAGTGGATTCGATGTTGATGAATACGTCCGGAGGTCGTACAAGTTTGCATATTCTGATTGTGTTGAAGTGGCCCCTGTCTCATGCTCCCCTGATCCCCCGGATCCTAGTGAGTTATACATGACAAAATCCAGCAG GGTGTTGCATCTAGGGCTTCTCTACCTTTGCTCCCTGGTTGTGCTTGTTGTCTATTCCATCTTGTATGGTGTGACATCAAAAGAAGCACGTTGGTTGGGCGCTTTAACTTCAGTTGCTGTAGTGATTCTTG ACTGGAATTTGGGTTTGTGTTCATTCAGGTTTGAGCTTCTTAAAAGTCGGACGCTAGCGTTATTTGTGGCTGGAACATCGCGCGTTTTTCTCATATGTTTTGGGGTTCATTACTG GTACCTTGGACATTGCATTAGCTATGCTTTTGTGGCATCTGTTCTTTTAGCTGCTGCTGTCTCTGGCTGGCTTTCTATTTCCAACCCCTCAGTTGCAAGGATTGATGCACTAAGAAGTACAGTGATAAAGCTGCGAGAAGGATTTCGAAGAAAAGGACAAAATAGTTCTTCAAATTCATCAGAAGGTTGCGGATCTAGTGTGAAGCGTAGTAGTGGTAGTGTTGAAGCATGTCAACATGGTAACACTACTGATTCTATTTACAGAAGTAATTCACAGAGTGATGGGGTCCATTGGAATAGTGTTCCTTTTGATCGATCCAACAGTTGTCAAGAAGGCAGAAGCTCTGACAAGAACATAGATAGTGGACGTGCAAGTTTAGCACATCGCAGTAATTCGTGCCTTTCTGCTGTCCAAGACTCTGAAACTGCGATCATTTCTGCAGATAGACATGGGGATACCACTGCTTCACTTGTTGTTTGTTCTAGCAGCGGGTTGGAAAGTCAAGGCTGCGGGTCTAGTGGATCAGCCACTGCCTCGGGTAATCAGCAACTGTTGGATTCGAACTTAGCTGCAATTTTTCAAGACAGGCTGAATGACCCAAAGATCACATCTATGCTAAAAAGGAATGGGGGACTTGGAGACGTGGAACTGGCTAATCTTCTACATGATAAAGGCCTGGATCCTAATTTTTCTTACATGTTGAAAGATAAGGTTATGGATCCACGGATTTTAGCTTTGCTACAGAGAAGCAGCCTAGATGCAGACCGAGAACATCAAGATGATGCAGATGCTACTGCTACTGAGGAATTGGATACGACTATTGCAAACCAGATCTCTTTGTCAGAAGAACTCAGGAGAAACGGGCTAGAAAATTGGTTGAACATTTCAAGACTGATTTTTCATCAAGTGGCCGGTACTCCAATACGGTCCTTTGTTGTATTTACCCTAATATTTATTGTAGAGACGGTTACTGTTGCTGTCCATCGGCCAGAGCCCATCAAGGTGATAAATGCAATACATGAACAG TTTGAGTTTGGTTTCTCCATACTGCTTTTATCACCAGTCGTCTGTTCCATCATGGCATTCACATGGTCCCTGCGTGCGGAAGAGATGACGATGACATCCAAACCACAGAAG TATGGCTTCATCGCGTGGCTGCTGAGTACATGTGTTGGCTTACTTCTCTCTTTCTTGAG CAAGTCATCAGTTATATTGGGTTTGTCTCTCACGGTCCCACTTATGGTGGCTTGCCTCTCATTTGCTATTCCTATATGGATGCGTAATGGCTATCGTTTCTGGATTCCGGGAGGGGAACTTGATAATCGTGAAAATATCCGTCAATCTCCAGGGAAGAAAGAG GGGACTCTCTTCGCAATCAGCATAGTTGTTTTCATTGCATCAGTTATTGGCCTTGGTGCAATAGTTTCAGCGAAGCCTTTAGATGCTTTAGGCTACAGAGGATGGGATGCTGATAAAAAGAGTTTTTACTCTCCCTATGCAACATCTATGTATCTTGGATGGGCATTATCTTCCACAATTGCGGTGCTTGTTACTGGGGTGATACCTATTGTTGCTTGGTTTGCCACATACCGATTTTCGCCTTCATCGGCCATATGTGTTGGCCTTTTCGCAA CTGTTCTTGTATCCTTCTGCGGTGCATCCTATTGGGGAGTTGTAAATTCACGTGAGGACGGGATTCCTCTAAAGGCTGATTTCCTGGCAGCACTACTCCCCTTACTTTGCATTCCTGCAATGTTTGCTCTGTTCACTGGGCTGTATAAATG GAAGGATGATGATTGGAAGATCTCTCGAGGAGTTTACCTTTTCGTTGGCATGGGAATGCTGCTATTGCTTGGTGCAATATCAGCAATCATCGTCACAATTAGACCTTGGACT GTCGGAGTCGCATGCCTCCTAGTTATCCTGTTCCTCGTATTTGCTATTGGGGTCATTCACTACTGGAAATCTAATAACTTCTATTTAACAAGAACACAGATGCTACTTGTCTGTTCCCTTGCTTTTCTCCTCGTGCTGGCTGCCTTCCTTATGGGTCTGTTTCAGG GCAAACCTTTTCTTGGAGCATCTATTGGTTATTTCTTATTTCTGTTTCTTCTCACTGGAAGGGCTCTGACT GTCCTTCTATCTCCACCAATTGTTGTTTATTCACCACGGGTATTACCCGTATATGTTTATGATGCTCATGCAGACTCTGCCAAAAATGTTAG TTACGCCTTTCTTATCTTGTATGGGATTGCATTGGCAACTGAAGTTTGGGGTGTTATCGCTAGTCAAATAATGAATCCACCGTTTGTTGGGGCTGCTATTTGTGCTAGCACTCTTGTAATTGCCTTCAGTTTCGCTGTTTCTCGTCCATGCCTAACTCTTAAG ATGATGGAGGATGCCATTCATTTTCTCAGCAAGGACACAGTTATTCAAGCAATGTCACGGTCTGCTAACAAA ACAAGAAATGCTATATCCGGGACTTACTCAGCACCTCAGAGGTCTGCAAGTTCTGCTGCTCTTTTGGTGGGAGATCCTGCTGTTACTTTGGATAGGGCTGGGAACTTTGTGCTTCCTAGGGCTGATGTTATGAAACTGAGGGATCGTTTGAGAAATGAAGAAGTCACTACAGGATCTTTCTTTTGTGGAGTAAAAAATTGTTTCATGGTTTGCCCTGGATCTCCAGCAGACGTTGATTATCGGAGGAATATGTGTGCCCATGCACGCATCTTGGCTTTGGAAGAGGCAATTGATACTGAATGGGTTTATATGTGGGACAAATTTGGTGGTTATTTGCTTCTGTTGCTTGGATTGACTGCCAAAGCTGAACAAATACAG GATGAAGTTCGTCTTAGGCTATTTTTGGACAGCATAGGTCTTTCTGACTTGAGTGCTAAAGAAATTAAGAAATGGATGCCTGAAGATCGAAGGCAATTTGAACTTATTCAAGAAAG CTACATAAGGGAGAAAGAAATGGAAGAGGAGGTCTTGATGCAAAggagagaggaagaagggaagggaagggaaagaAGGAAGGCATTGTTGGAGAAGGAGGAACGCAAATGGAAGGAGCTCGAAATATCATTGCTGTCTAATATACCTAATGCTGGAAGCAGGGATGCTGCGGCTATGGCTGCAGCTGTCAGAGCCGTGGGAGGTGATTCTGCTCTGGAAGACTCTTTTGCCAGGGACAGAGTCTCGTCAATAGCCCTTCACATACGAAAAGCACAATTGGCACGACGAGCAGAGCAG ACTAGCATTCCAGGTGCTGTATGTGTACTTGATGATGAACCAAGGAGTACCGGGCGCCATTGTGGAGAAATTGACTTGTGTCTTTGTCAAAGTCAAAGAGTGAGCTTCTCCATTGCAGTAATGGTTCAACCGGTATCCGGTCCAGTCTGTCTTTTCGGAACCGAATTTGAGAAGAAGGTTTGCTGGGAAATCTTGGTGGCAGGGTCAGAACAGGGAATGGAAGCAGGGCAGGTTGGTCTTAGATTGGTAACTAAGGGTGAAAGGATGACTACTGTTGCTAAAGAGTGGAATATTGGTGCATCAAGTATTGCAGATGGCAG GTGGCATATCGTCACAGTGACTATAGATGCTGACCTAGGTGAAGCAACTTCTTTCATAGATGGAGTTTATGATGGATATCAGAATGGATTACCGTTGCCTAGAAACAACGGCGTATGGGAACCTGGGGCAGATATTTGGGTTGGTGCGAGGCCACCCACAGACTTGGATGCCTTTGGTAGGTCAGACAGTGAAGGTACAGACTCAAAGATGCAGATAATGGATGCTTTCTTATGGGGAAGGTGTCTGACTGAAGATGAGATTGCTGCGCTATATACAACCATGAGTCCTGCGGAGTATGGCTTTTTTGACCTTGCAGCTGAAGATGCTTGGCATGGAAGCTATTCTGCTAGG GTGGATGACTGGGAGAGTGAAGAAGCAAACTATGAGCTATATGATCAAGAGGATGTCGAATGGGACGGGCAGTATTCAAGTGGTAGGAAACGTCCGGTGCGCGATGCAGTAGCTATTGACATTGATTCCTTTGCTAGAAGACCCAGAAAACCGAGGTTTGAGACACGAGAGGAAGTCAACCAGCGTATGCTGTCTGTTGAAAGGGCTGTCAGGGAAGCTCTTAGTGCAAAAGGGGAGAGGGCATTTACTGATCAAGAGTTCCCTCCAGATGATCGATCTTTATACGTGGATCCAGGGAACCCTCCTCTAAAATTGCAG GTTGTTTCTGAGTGGACGAGGCCTTCTGACATAGCAAAGGAGATATCTATTAATTCTCAGCCATGCTTGTTTTCTGGTTCTGTGAATTCCTCGGACGTATGCCAG GGTCGGTTGGGAGACTGCTGGTTCCTGAGTGCAGTTGCAGTTTTAACTGAGATGTCTCGTATATCTGAAGTTATAATCACTCCAGCATACAATGAAGAAGGGATTTACACTATCCGATTCTGCATTCAG GGTGAGTGGGTGGCTGTGGTCGTCGATGATTGGATTCCCTGCGAGTCTCCTGGAAAACCAGCATTTGCTACGAGTAGGAAACAAAATGAGCTATGGGTATCCATTCTTGAGAAAGCTTATGCAAAACTTCATGGCTCTTATGAGGCGCTAGAAGGCGGGCTTGTGCAAGATGCTCTAGTTGACCTCACAGGAGGAGCTGGCGAGGAGATTGATATGCGGAGTCCCCAAGCACAGATCGATCTTGCTAGTGGAAGATTGTGGTCTCAGCTGTTACATTTTAATCAAGAAGGTTTTCTTCTTGGTGCTGGAAGTCCCTCTGGCTCTGATGCTCATATTTCATCAAGCGGCATTGTTCAGGGACATGCTTACTCCATTTTGCAG ATAAGAGAAGTTGATGGCCACAAGCTTGTCCAAATTAGAAATCCTTGGGCAAATGAAGTTGAATGGAATGGGCCATGGTCAGACTCGTcacaagagtggactgaacgaataAAGCATAAGCTCAAGCATGTTCCACAG TCAAAGAATGGTGTATTCTGGATGTCTTGGCAAGATTTTCAGATCCACTTCCGATCAATATATGTTTGTCGTGTTTATCCACCTGAGATGCGCTATTCTGTCCATGGGCaatggcgtggctacagtgcaggtGGTTGCCAAGATTATGACTCGTGGCATCAAAATCCTCAGTACCGACTTAGGGTAACAGGACGTGATGCACTGTATCCTGTCCATGTGTTTATTACCCTTACACAG GGTGTTGGTTTCTCTAGAAAGACAAATGGTTTCAGGAATTACCAATCTAGTCATGATTCTTCCATGTTTTATATTGGAATGAGGATACTCAAGACAAGGGGCTGCCGTGCTGCTTACAATATCTACATGCATGAATCTGTTGGCGGGACAGATTATGTAAACTCAAGGGAGATATCGTGTGAATTGGTCTTGGAACCTTATCCGAAAGGATACACAATTGTGCCAACAACTATCCACCCAGGGGAGGAAGCACCTTTTGTTTTGTCAGTTTTTACAAAAGCACCAATCAAACTAGAAGCTGTTTAG